CCGGCGCGTCCGGGCGCTGGAAGAGGCCGGCGTCATCGCCGACTACCGCGCCAACATCGACCCCGCGGCGGTGGGGCTGAGTTTTTCCGCGATCGTGTTCGTCACGCTGCGCAGCACCGACCGCGCCGCCGTGAAGGCCTTCGAGGACGCGGTGCCGCAGGTGCCCGAGATCATCCAGGCGCAGCGCCTGTTCGGCGATCCGGACTTCATGCTGCACGTCATCACCACCGACCTTGCCGCGTACCAGAAGCTGTACGACTACAGCCTCTCGACATTGCCGAGCGTGCAGCGGCTGTCGTCCACCCTGGTCATGAAGAA
The window above is part of the Achromobacter deleyi genome. Proteins encoded here:
- a CDS encoding Lrp/AsnC family transcriptional regulator encodes the protein MDDIDRKILAELQANGRLSLTDLGERIGLSLSPCHRRVRALEEAGVIADYRANIDPAAVGLSFSAIVFVTLRSTDRAAVKAFEDAVPQVPEIIQAQRLFGDPDFMLHVITTDLAAYQKLYDYSLSTLPSVQRLSSTLVMKNIVQNRPLPL